In Rhodococcus rhodochrous, a single genomic region encodes these proteins:
- a CDS encoding FAD-dependent monooxygenase gives MSTYYQPPKYPASEFESMTPADETLPVVVVGAGPVGMAVALGLAQRGVPVTILEAADQVSFGSRAICISRHSLEAAARLGFGEELEKIVLPWVGGRSFYRDQQVLHFQMPQRDFDVRPPMINVSQSEFEQIMVDTIEQNPLITLHWQAPIAGILRGEDEVTLEVDTAAGKRHLRARWVVAADGGRSRMRELAGLRLQGTSYEGRYVIADIHWESDLPAERMVWFDPPSNPGSTIIMHKQPGNIWRIDYQLDPSEDAEIETQEEAIRARIAKHLDWLQNDLPWTLEWKGFYSARALALDEFTHDRLLFAGDAAHLVPIFGVRGLNSGMEDAETLAWQLAAVVNGNAEPALLKAYSFERHNAWEQNVANAGKSTLIMSPGSHGYRTTRDAILALAVGRPEFGHLINPRQSSATHARLSPLTWSVAPGTEGVLPGDPVEDRRIRIAGRETSLNDARGTGFAVLGVGLDAAGSAALATAATSLAQALAPESVAALAVDSAEVDGVTLLDAPDLVEALGAMAGEAFVIRPDGLLLCRVPVADLDGVAASLRSGAAPAGAELPARPAEQVTEDDQRRENVWLGLSTALDQAAEDDREGFLARLALVLGSQVDRRQFEEAIAAAADTSPLRVEELAPQA, from the coding sequence ATGTCGACCTACTACCAGCCGCCGAAGTACCCCGCGTCGGAGTTCGAGTCGATGACTCCCGCCGACGAGACGCTGCCCGTCGTCGTGGTCGGTGCCGGACCGGTGGGCATGGCCGTCGCCCTCGGACTCGCCCAGCGCGGTGTGCCCGTCACCATCCTCGAGGCCGCCGATCAGGTGTCCTTCGGCTCGCGCGCCATCTGCATCTCCCGCCACAGCCTCGAAGCCGCCGCGCGCCTCGGCTTCGGCGAGGAGCTCGAGAAGATCGTGCTGCCGTGGGTCGGCGGTCGCAGCTTCTACCGCGACCAGCAGGTCCTGCACTTCCAGATGCCGCAGCGTGACTTCGACGTCCGTCCGCCCATGATCAACGTCTCCCAGTCGGAGTTCGAACAGATCATGGTCGACACCATCGAGCAGAACCCCCTCATCACCCTGCACTGGCAGGCGCCGATCGCCGGGATCCTGCGCGGCGAGGACGAGGTCACCCTCGAGGTCGACACCGCCGCCGGCAAGCGGCACCTGCGCGCACGCTGGGTCGTCGCCGCCGACGGTGGCCGCAGCCGCATGCGCGAACTCGCGGGCCTGCGTCTGCAGGGCACCAGCTACGAGGGCCGCTACGTCATCGCCGACATCCACTGGGAGTCCGATCTCCCCGCGGAGCGCATGGTCTGGTTCGACCCGCCGAGCAACCCCGGCTCGACGATCATCATGCACAAGCAGCCCGGCAACATCTGGCGCATCGACTACCAGCTCGACCCGTCCGAGGACGCCGAGATCGAGACGCAGGAGGAGGCGATCCGCGCCCGCATCGCCAAGCACCTCGACTGGCTGCAGAACGACCTGCCGTGGACCCTCGAGTGGAAGGGCTTCTACAGCGCCCGCGCCCTCGCCCTCGACGAGTTCACCCACGACCGTCTCCTCTTCGCCGGTGACGCGGCCCATCTCGTGCCGATCTTCGGTGTGCGCGGGCTCAACTCGGGCATGGAGGACGCCGAGACCCTCGCGTGGCAGCTCGCCGCGGTCGTGAACGGCAACGCCGAACCCGCCCTGCTGAAGGCGTACTCGTTCGAACGCCACAACGCGTGGGAGCAGAACGTCGCCAACGCCGGCAAGTCCACGCTCATCATGAGCCCCGGCAGCCACGGCTACCGCACCACGCGTGACGCGATCCTCGCGCTCGCCGTGGGACGCCCCGAGTTCGGGCACCTGATCAACCCGCGTCAGTCCAGCGCCACGCACGCCCGACTGTCGCCGCTGACCTGGTCGGTCGCCCCCGGCACCGAAGGTGTGCTCCCGGGCGATCCCGTCGAGGATCGCCGGATCCGCATCGCCGGTCGCGAGACGTCGCTGAACGACGCGCGCGGCACCGGATTCGCCGTGCTCGGGGTCGGCCTCGACGCAGCGGGCTCGGCCGCCCTCGCCACCGCCGCAACGAGCCTGGCGCAGGCGCTCGCCCCCGAGAGCGTCGCGGCCCTGGCCGTCGACAGCGCAGAGGTGGACGGTGTGACGCTCCTCGACGCGCCCGATCTCGTCGAGGCACTCGGCGCGATGGCCGGTGAGGCTTTCGTGATCCGCCCCGACGGTCTGCTGCTGTGCCGTGTGCCGGTCGCCGACCTGGACGGTGTCGCGGCGTCCCTGCGCTCCGGTGCCGCTCCTGCCGGTGCGGAACTCCCGGCCCGGCCCGCCGAGCAGGTCACCGAGGACGATCAACGACGTGAGAACGTCTGGCTCGGTCTGTCGACCGCCCTGGACCAGGCCGCCGAGGACGACCGCGAGGGCTTCCTGGCGCGACTCGCGCTGGTGCTCGGCTCGCAGGTCGACCGCCGGCAGTTCGAGGAGGCCATCGCGGCCGCCGCGGACACCTCGCCGCTGCGCGTGGAGGAACTCGCCCCGCAGGCCTGA
- a CDS encoding LppA family lipoprotein — MTSAWSSRLGACVVLPASLLAACTTTVTPVAMPEPVATTSAGAVEFYTAVQRDVLTALSAEFPGVRFEPKYASTTAGCMLPDGTSGLTVHLPIHGSDRPVPVDELDRAARVFEDTAARAGFHGRHVLPPDTGFAIRMFAADGSYITFGSYVAATVGLTVGCYRE; from the coding sequence GTGACCTCTGCGTGGAGTTCCCGGCTCGGGGCGTGCGTCGTCCTGCCGGCATCACTGCTCGCCGCGTGCACCACCACGGTGACACCGGTCGCGATGCCCGAACCGGTCGCCACGACCAGCGCGGGCGCGGTCGAGTTCTACACCGCCGTGCAGCGCGACGTCCTCACCGCGCTGTCCGCCGAGTTCCCCGGCGTCCGATTCGAACCGAAGTACGCGAGCACCACCGCGGGATGCATGCTGCCCGACGGCACCTCGGGCCTGACGGTGCACCTTCCGATCCACGGATCGGACCGGCCGGTACCGGTCGACGAACTCGACCGCGCCGCCAGGGTCTTCGAGGACACCGCCGCGCGGGCTGGCTTCCACGGTCGTCATGTGCTGCCCCCGGACACCGGTTTCGCCATCCGGATGTTCGCCGCCGACGGCTCGTACATCACCTTCGGCAGTTACGTCGCCGCCACCGTCGGACTCACCGTCGGTTGTTACCGGGAGTAG
- a CDS encoding SDR family oxidoreductase, with translation MARIALIGGHGKVALHLERLLADAGHETSAFIRNPDHADDVRAAGGTPVVADVEKMDIAEITELLRGHDAVVWSAGAGGGNPERTYAVDRDAAIASMTAAQEAGVRRYVMVSYFGARPDHGVPEDNSFYAYAEAKSAADAHLRGTDLDWTILGPSALTLDPPTGRIEIEGHGASDKGQVSRADVAAVAAAVLERPETVGRTIEFNNGDVPIDEALDALR, from the coding sequence ATGGCACGAATCGCACTCATCGGAGGACACGGCAAGGTCGCGTTGCATCTCGAGCGGCTGCTGGCCGATGCCGGTCACGAGACCAGTGCGTTCATCCGCAATCCCGATCACGCCGACGATGTGCGCGCTGCCGGTGGCACGCCCGTCGTCGCCGACGTCGAGAAGATGGACATCGCCGAGATCACCGAGCTGCTGCGCGGCCACGACGCGGTGGTCTGGTCCGCGGGCGCGGGCGGAGGGAATCCCGAACGCACCTATGCGGTGGACCGCGACGCGGCGATCGCCTCGATGACCGCCGCGCAGGAGGCCGGGGTGCGCCGGTACGTGATGGTGTCGTACTTCGGGGCCCGCCCCGACCACGGCGTCCCCGAGGACAACAGCTTCTACGCCTATGCCGAGGCCAAGTCGGCCGCGGACGCCCATCTGCGGGGCACCGACCTCGACTGGACGATCCTCGGTCCGAGCGCACTGACCCTCGACCCGCCCACCGGCCGCATCGAGATCGAGGGGCACGGGGCGAGCGACAAGGGACAGGTCTCGCGCGCCGATGTCGCGGCCGTCGCCGCAGCGGTGCTCGAGCGGCCGGAGACGGTGGGCCGCACCATCGAGTTCAACAACGGTGACGTCCCGATCGACGAGGCACTCGACGCGCTGAGGTAG
- the lhgO gene encoding L-2-hydroxyglutarate oxidase, which translates to MRNLRVAVVGGGIIGAATARQLALSDADVTLFEKEDRLAAHQTGHNSGVVHAGLYYTPGSLKARLCRRGVELLQTFTTDKGLPYDECGKVVVALDDSELGRLDAIFSRATANGVPGIRRIGADEITAIEPHAVGIAALHSPHTAIIDFVAVTRALADDVVAAGGTVRTGTAVTAIREAGEQVVVDVPGDQPAFDLVITCAGLQSDRLAHTSGDTRDPRIVPFLGDYLLLEPDAAAKVRGLIYPVPDPRYPFLGVHLTRRIDGEVMVGPNAFLSPGREAYRGGRGSWRDLRDAVAWPGFWRFAAHNLPAAGRELRTASSTRRFVADAAAYMPGLTVDDVRPGPRGIRAQAMNSDGGLEDDFVVTGHGRVVHLRNAPSPGATSSMAIAEYLVDRALERIA; encoded by the coding sequence ATTCGCAACCTTCGCGTCGCGGTGGTCGGTGGGGGCATCATCGGTGCCGCGACCGCCCGGCAACTCGCCCTCTCGGACGCCGACGTCACGCTGTTCGAGAAGGAGGACCGGCTCGCCGCGCATCAGACGGGGCACAACAGCGGCGTCGTCCACGCCGGCCTCTACTACACGCCCGGCAGCCTCAAGGCGCGGTTGTGCAGGCGCGGTGTGGAGTTGTTGCAGACGTTCACCACGGACAAGGGCCTGCCCTACGACGAGTGCGGCAAGGTCGTCGTCGCCCTCGACGACTCGGAACTCGGCCGGCTCGACGCGATCTTCTCGCGGGCCACGGCGAACGGGGTCCCCGGCATCAGGCGCATCGGTGCCGACGAGATCACCGCGATCGAACCGCACGCCGTCGGGATCGCAGCCCTGCACTCCCCGCACACGGCGATCATCGATTTCGTCGCCGTCACCCGCGCGCTCGCGGACGACGTCGTCGCCGCGGGTGGCACGGTGCGGACCGGTACCGCCGTGACGGCGATCCGCGAGGCGGGCGAGCAGGTCGTCGTCGACGTCCCGGGCGATCAACCGGCCTTCGATCTGGTGATCACGTGCGCGGGACTGCAGTCCGACCGTCTCGCCCACACCTCGGGCGACACCCGCGACCCGCGGATCGTCCCGTTCCTCGGCGACTACCTGCTGCTCGAACCGGACGCGGCGGCGAAGGTGCGCGGGTTGATCTATCCGGTGCCCGACCCCCGCTATCCGTTCCTCGGTGTGCATCTCACCCGCCGGATCGACGGTGAGGTGATGGTGGGACCGAACGCCTTCCTCTCCCCCGGCCGCGAGGCCTATCGCGGCGGGCGCGGATCGTGGCGCGATCTGCGTGACGCCGTCGCCTGGCCCGGTTTCTGGCGGTTCGCCGCCCACAACCTGCCCGCAGCGGGCCGGGAACTGCGCACGGCGAGCAGCACTCGACGGTTCGTCGCCGATGCGGCCGCGTACATGCCCGGGCTGACCGTCGACGACGTGCGGCCGGGTCCGCGCGGCATCCGCGCCCAGGCGATGAACTCCGACGGAGGTCTCGAGGACGACTTCGTCGTCACCGGGCACGGACGGGTCGTGCACCTGCGCAACGCCCCGTCACCCGGGGCCACCTCGTCGATGGCGATCGCGGAGTATCTCGTCGACCGCGCCCTCGAACGCATCGCCTGA
- a CDS encoding permease prefix domain 1-containing protein, translating to MTLDAHLEDRIAGWRSYVADHRVISSSDIDEMEDHLREQISDLVSVGLSADEAFLVAVGRMGGLDEISREFAQEHSDRLWKQLVLSGGGRDEESGTPRRRRELAVVLACALGAGLAVRAGFEWLPETALVRNAAVLVLPFLALYFAWKREMSPKSSALLAVPFVLAAIVLDVFPFEPGGATEIIAAIHAPVALWFVVGAAYVAGQWRSHRRRMDFVRFTGECAVYLALLALGGGVLMGLTAGAFSALGIDIEPFFEQWILPFGPAGALVVAAWLVEAKQQVVENIAPVLTRVFTPVTILMLVALFVAVIASHSVLDVDRGLLILMDLILVLVLGLLLYSISARDPHAAPDVFDLLQVVLIAAALAVDLLMLTAMATRIAEFGFTANKVTALGLNLVLLVNLVWAAWLGISFLRGRTGFAAVERWQMRYLPVYCGWAALAVVAIPPLFRFM from the coding sequence ATGACACTCGACGCGCATCTCGAGGACCGGATCGCCGGCTGGCGCAGCTACGTCGCCGACCATCGGGTCATCTCGTCCTCGGACATCGACGAGATGGAAGATCATCTGCGGGAACAGATCTCGGATCTCGTGTCGGTCGGACTGTCGGCCGACGAGGCATTCCTCGTCGCGGTCGGCCGGATGGGCGGTCTCGACGAGATCTCCCGCGAGTTCGCCCAGGAACACTCGGACCGGCTGTGGAAGCAGCTCGTCCTCTCCGGTGGTGGCCGCGATGAGGAATCCGGAACCCCTCGGCGCCGTAGGGAACTCGCGGTCGTCCTCGCCTGCGCGCTCGGTGCCGGTCTGGCCGTCCGGGCCGGATTCGAATGGCTCCCCGAGACCGCGCTGGTGCGCAACGCCGCCGTGCTCGTGCTGCCCTTCCTCGCACTGTACTTCGCGTGGAAGCGGGAGATGAGCCCGAAGAGCAGTGCGCTCCTTGCTGTTCCGTTCGTCCTCGCGGCGATCGTGCTCGATGTCTTCCCGTTCGAACCGGGCGGCGCCACCGAGATCATCGCGGCGATCCACGCCCCTGTGGCCCTGTGGTTCGTCGTCGGAGCCGCCTACGTCGCGGGGCAGTGGCGATCCCACCGTCGTCGCATGGACTTCGTGCGTTTCACGGGGGAGTGCGCCGTGTACCTGGCGCTGCTCGCGCTCGGCGGCGGCGTGCTCATGGGACTGACCGCGGGTGCCTTCAGTGCCCTGGGAATCGACATCGAACCGTTCTTCGAACAGTGGATCCTCCCGTTCGGGCCGGCCGGAGCGCTCGTCGTCGCGGCCTGGCTCGTCGAGGCGAAACAGCAGGTCGTGGAGAACATCGCTCCCGTTCTCACCCGGGTGTTCACACCCGTCACGATCCTCATGCTGGTCGCGCTGTTCGTCGCGGTGATCGCGTCCCACAGCGTCCTCGACGTCGATCGGGGCCTGCTGATCCTCATGGACCTGATCCTCGTGCTCGTCCTCGGGCTCCTGCTCTACTCGATCTCCGCCCGCGACCCGCACGCCGCACCGGACGTCTTCGATCTGCTGCAGGTCGTGCTGATCGCCGCCGCGCTCGCCGTCGACCTGCTGATGCTCACCGCGATGGCGACCCGCATCGCCGAGTTCGGTTTCACCGCGAACAAGGTCACCGCGCTCGGCCTGAACCTCGTCCTCCTGGTGAATCTGGTGTGGGCGGCGTGGCTCGGCATCTCGTTCCTGCGGGGTCGCACCGGCTTCGCGGCGGTCGAGCGGTGGCAGATGCGGTACCTGCCCGTCTACTGCGGTTGGGCGGCACTGGCGGTCGTCGCGATCCCGCCGCTGTTCCGGTTCATGTGA
- a CDS encoding MFS transporter, with protein MTVLDSTPQTSARAARKAALGSFVGTAIEWYDFFIYGTAAALVLGPQFFPGSSEVAGTLAAFATLAVGFIARPIGGVVMGHFGDRIGRKSMLVVSLLLMGFATVAIGVLPNYAAIGVAAPILLVALRFIQGLGVGGEWGGAVLVATENAPAGKRGLYGAAPQIGVPAGVLIANLVYLPLTAFLSEETFNAWGWRIPFLASAVLVFVAMWIRLGLEESAEFKAAKDAPAAEEKLPILEVLTQHWKTVLLAGGTFIATNGIAYAYMVYVLKYGEATLGFSKTTMLALLIASCPFWMAGMAFAAWRSDLVGRRTVYIRSSAGLVVAAALFFPLMDTALLPVMLLAMVGLGFTLGCCAGPQSALFAELFPAKIRYSGASLGYQIGAILGGGLAPMVATSLFAATGTSMSITGYFVLIALISFMSILLLRVPSAGYANITDSRRSPEEGV; from the coding sequence ATGACAGTCCTTGACTCGACGCCGCAGACGTCGGCAAGAGCCGCACGCAAAGCCGCGCTCGGCAGCTTCGTCGGTACCGCCATCGAGTGGTACGACTTCTTCATCTACGGCACCGCCGCGGCACTCGTGCTCGGCCCGCAGTTCTTCCCCGGCTCGTCCGAGGTCGCCGGAACTCTGGCCGCCTTCGCCACGCTCGCGGTCGGCTTCATCGCCCGCCCGATCGGCGGCGTCGTGATGGGCCACTTCGGCGACCGCATCGGCCGCAAGTCCATGCTCGTCGTCTCGCTGCTGCTCATGGGCTTCGCGACCGTGGCGATCGGCGTGCTCCCGAACTACGCGGCCATCGGCGTCGCGGCACCGATCCTGCTCGTCGCCCTGCGGTTCATCCAGGGCCTCGGCGTCGGCGGTGAGTGGGGCGGAGCGGTGCTCGTCGCCACCGAGAACGCCCCCGCAGGCAAGCGCGGCCTCTACGGCGCGGCACCGCAGATCGGTGTGCCGGCCGGTGTGCTGATCGCGAACCTCGTGTACCTGCCGCTGACCGCCTTCCTCAGCGAGGAGACGTTCAACGCGTGGGGCTGGCGCATCCCGTTCCTCGCCTCGGCGGTGCTCGTCTTCGTCGCCATGTGGATCCGCCTCGGTCTCGAGGAGAGCGCAGAGTTCAAGGCCGCCAAGGACGCCCCCGCGGCCGAGGAGAAGCTGCCGATCCTCGAGGTGCTCACCCAGCACTGGAAGACCGTGCTGCTCGCCGGCGGCACCTTCATCGCCACCAACGGCATCGCCTACGCCTACATGGTCTACGTCCTCAAGTACGGCGAGGCCACGCTCGGGTTCAGCAAGACCACGATGCTCGCGCTGCTGATCGCCTCGTGCCCGTTCTGGATGGCCGGCATGGCCTTCGCGGCCTGGCGCTCCGATCTCGTCGGACGCCGCACCGTCTACATCCGGTCCTCGGCCGGCCTGGTCGTCGCGGCCGCCCTGTTCTTCCCCCTGATGGACACGGCGCTCCTGCCGGTCATGCTCCTCGCCATGGTCGGCCTCGGCTTCACCCTCGGCTGCTGTGCCGGTCCGCAGTCGGCACTGTTCGCCGAACTGTTCCCCGCCAAGATCCGTTACAGCGGTGCGTCGCTCGGCTACCAGATCGGCGCGATCCTCGGCGGCGGTCTCGCACCGATGGTGGCGACCTCCCTGTTCGCCGCGACGGGCACCTCGATGTCCATCACCGGCTACTTCGTGCTGATCGCGCTGATCAGCTTCATGAGCATCCTGCTGCTGCGCGTGCCGTCCGCCGGATACGCGAACATCACCGACTCCCGCCGTTCTCCCGAGGAAGGTGTCTGA
- a CDS encoding hydroxymethylglutaryl-CoA lyase, with translation MGPTSDRARTDVILRDVTLRDGLQLTGKLLPTERKVEIVRALLAAGVPELEIGSLARADLVPPMANTLDLVAALTEAELDRCWIWVATPRHVEKAIAAGARRFQYCFSVSDAHNRANIGRDTEDSIAAMPAAIERAHAAGGSIQLCLATSFTCPFDGPVDPDRVVEIACDPRTDGAADIVVADTLGQAVPGQVSSLVARLAAESPDRRIVYHGHDTWGLGVANSLAAIDAGATVVDGALAGLGGCPFAPGASGNTASEDLLFATRPSWLDPEVFGSLVRLGEDIVAELDEPNRSRARQGARSEAEAFDWVLR, from the coding sequence ATGGGACCGACGAGTGACCGAGCACGCACGGACGTGATCCTGCGGGACGTGACGCTGCGCGACGGACTGCAACTGACCGGCAAACTGCTTCCCACCGAACGCAAGGTGGAGATCGTCCGGGCGCTGCTCGCAGCGGGCGTGCCCGAACTCGAGATCGGGTCCCTGGCACGCGCCGACCTCGTGCCGCCGATGGCGAACACCCTCGACCTCGTGGCGGCGCTGACCGAGGCGGAACTCGACCGCTGCTGGATCTGGGTCGCCACCCCGCGCCACGTCGAGAAGGCGATCGCGGCCGGTGCCCGACGGTTCCAGTACTGCTTCTCGGTCTCCGACGCCCACAATCGCGCCAACATCGGCCGCGACACCGAGGACAGCATCGCCGCGATGCCGGCGGCGATCGAACGCGCCCACGCCGCCGGCGGCAGCATCCAGTTGTGCCTGGCCACGTCGTTCACGTGCCCGTTCGACGGGCCGGTCGACCCCGACCGGGTCGTGGAGATCGCGTGCGACCCGCGCACGGACGGAGCGGCCGACATCGTCGTCGCCGACACCCTGGGTCAGGCCGTGCCCGGCCAGGTGTCGTCGCTGGTCGCGAGGCTGGCCGCCGAATCCCCCGACCGGCGGATCGTCTACCACGGTCACGACACGTGGGGTCTCGGTGTCGCCAACAGCCTCGCCGCGATCGACGCCGGGGCGACCGTCGTCGACGGCGCACTCGCCGGCCTGGGCGGATGTCCGTTCGCACCGGGCGCGAGCGGCAACACCGCGAGCGAGGACCTGCTGTTCGCGACCCGTCCGTCGTGGTTGGATCCGGAGGTCTTCGGCTCCCTGGTCCGCCTCGGCGAGGACATCGTCGCCGAACTGGACGAACCGAACCGGTCGCGTGCCCGGCAGGGTGCCCGCTCCGAGGCCGAGGCCTTCGACTGGGTGCTCCGGTGA
- a CDS encoding LysR family transcriptional regulator, producing the protein MPRTDAVPTYTMRQLAAFVAVAEWGTITAAADAMHMSHSALSSAITDLEKALAVKLLVRQRARGVKLTPTGHAVLERAKMLLHHASELESDARSEAGDIVGPVAVGCYLSLAPTLLPALIAEFTRAHPRADVDFREDTQNRLRMLLDSHELDVAFLYDLDLEPGLETVTLDVREPMVLVSADHPLAGASQVRLRDLADEPMVLLDAPPSSGHALRVCAEAGFTPSIAYRTQTFETARSFVGRGLGWTLLVQRPAVDVTYEGRKLVLLPVVDPTPEPVPVVLAWRKDALPSRVAQTFTDFVVDVARTSQAL; encoded by the coding sequence ATGCCCAGGACGGACGCGGTGCCCACGTACACGATGAGGCAGCTCGCGGCGTTCGTCGCCGTCGCCGAGTGGGGCACCATCACCGCGGCCGCCGACGCGATGCACATGTCCCACTCGGCGCTCTCGTCCGCGATCACCGACCTGGAGAAGGCCCTCGCCGTCAAACTCCTCGTCCGGCAACGTGCCCGGGGCGTCAAGCTCACACCGACCGGTCACGCGGTGCTCGAGCGGGCGAAGATGCTGTTGCACCACGCGAGCGAACTCGAGAGCGATGCGCGGTCGGAGGCGGGCGACATCGTCGGTCCGGTGGCGGTGGGGTGTTACCTCTCCCTCGCGCCGACGTTGTTGCCCGCCCTCATCGCCGAGTTCACCCGCGCCCATCCGCGCGCCGACGTCGACTTCCGCGAGGACACCCAGAACCGTCTGCGGATGTTGCTCGACTCGCACGAGCTCGACGTGGCCTTCCTCTACGACCTCGATCTCGAACCGGGACTCGAGACGGTCACCCTCGACGTGCGCGAGCCGATGGTGCTCGTCTCGGCCGATCATCCGCTCGCGGGAGCCTCGCAGGTACGCCTGCGCGATCTCGCCGACGAGCCCATGGTGCTCCTCGACGCCCCGCCGAGTTCGGGGCACGCTCTGCGGGTGTGCGCGGAGGCCGGCTTCACCCCGTCCATCGCGTACCGGACGCAGACCTTCGAGACGGCACGATCGTTCGTGGGGCGCGGACTGGGGTGGACCCTGCTCGTGCAGCGACCCGCCGTCGACGTCACCTACGAGGGCCGGAAACTCGTCCTGCTGCCCGTCGTCGACCCGACTCCGGAACCGGTGCCGGTCGTGCTCGCGTGGCGCAAGGACGCCCTTCCGAGCCGTGTTGCCCAAACTTTCACGGACTTCGTCGTCGACGTCGCGAGGACCTCGCAGGCACTCTGA
- a CDS encoding glycerate kinase, translating to MTRILIAPDSFKGTYTAVEVADAIASGAESAGHTAIRMPVADGGEGTLDALAGPLGLARIEVEAVNPWRAPCRGLLGMSADGTAVVELATASGITTPHDGPRDAVTADTYGTGMVMAEAVRRGARHIVVAAGGSATTDGGAGAIAAIDERGGLGDARVTVLSDVTTRYTDAARIFGPQKGADAAAVALLTRRLEETALTLPRDPREVDGTGAAGGFSGGMWSRFGAELRSGADFVLDAVGFDDAVRSADLVVVGEGRLDGQSRAGKIVSAILARCGDVPVVAVVGSVGDDLGDYRERFADVVVASDAEALTRAGRALRA from the coding sequence GTGACCCGCATCCTGATCGCCCCCGACAGCTTCAAGGGCACCTACACCGCCGTCGAGGTCGCCGACGCGATCGCTTCCGGGGCGGAGAGCGCCGGACACACCGCGATCCGGATGCCCGTCGCGGACGGTGGCGAGGGCACCCTCGACGCGCTCGCCGGGCCGCTCGGTCTCGCCCGGATCGAGGTCGAGGCCGTGAACCCGTGGCGGGCACCGTGCCGTGGGCTGCTGGGGATGTCGGCGGACGGCACTGCGGTCGTCGAACTCGCGACGGCGAGCGGCATCACCACCCCGCACGACGGTCCGCGCGACGCCGTCACCGCCGACACCTACGGCACCGGGATGGTCATGGCCGAAGCCGTCCGGCGTGGAGCACGGCACATCGTCGTCGCGGCCGGTGGATCGGCGACGACCGACGGTGGTGCGGGTGCGATCGCCGCGATCGACGAGCGGGGTGGCCTCGGCGACGCCCGCGTGACCGTGCTGTCCGACGTGACGACCCGCTACACCGATGCGGCACGGATCTTCGGGCCGCAGAAGGGCGCCGACGCGGCGGCCGTCGCGCTGCTCACTCGCCGCCTCGAGGAGACGGCACTGACGCTCCCCCGCGACCCGCGGGAGGTCGACGGCACCGGAGCGGCCGGTGGTTTCTCCGGTGGGATGTGGTCGCGGTTCGGCGCCGAACTGCGGTCGGGCGCCGACTTCGTGCTCGACGCAGTGGGATTCGACGACGCCGTGCGCTCCGCCGATCTCGTGGTGGTCGGCGAGGGGCGGCTCGACGGCCAGTCGCGGGCGGGCAAGATCGTCTCGGCGATCCTCGCGCGCTGCGGCGACGTTCCGGTGGTCGCGGTGGTCGGTTCGGTCGGCGACGACCTCGGCGACTACCGCGAGCGGTTCGCCGACGTCGTCGTCGCATCCGATGCGGAGGCGCTGACGCGCGCCGGTCGGGCACTGCGCGCCTGA
- a CDS encoding PadR family transcriptional regulator has product MFIEKDLVAASATPLVLGILAEGESYGYAIIKRVNELSQGRMQWTDGMLYPLLHRLERAGHVSAAWRVADNGRRRKHYAITDAGREVLAERAAQWTVVAEALHQVWQSAQLPPAVAPGWS; this is encoded by the coding sequence ATGTTCATCGAGAAGGATCTGGTGGCCGCGTCCGCCACCCCGCTCGTGCTCGGCATCCTCGCCGAGGGCGAGTCGTACGGGTACGCGATCATCAAGCGCGTCAACGAGCTGTCACAGGGCCGGATGCAGTGGACCGACGGGATGCTCTATCCCCTCCTGCACCGTCTCGAGCGGGCGGGGCACGTGTCCGCCGCCTGGCGTGTGGCCGACAACGGCCGCCGTCGCAAGCACTACGCCATCACCGATGCGGGCCGCGAGGTCCTCGCCGAACGGGCGGCGCAGTGGACGGTCGTCGCCGAGGCGCTGCATCAGGTGTGGCAGTCGGCCCAGTTGCCTCCCGCCGTCGCGCCGGGGTGGTCGTGA